A genomic segment from Limosilactobacillus sp. encodes:
- a CDS encoding lipocalin family protein gives MDQNMMVNPQKDLAYKKDFQANSWFAIGHFEVDGQLLNWLYHIIITKMGPLAIVDSNFSVYNETTGEYHYSDQLFSKMRCNFKEFATPNGQGFSIKCPMGEISGNPEEIHVEAMMKNGRVNCDLKRTREYLYNAGTGSFMTFLGGRVQQFSMAHMDSTGSLTIGRKKYPISGDSWFDRQWQFSKKERKTMNMHSDWRWVWMDLNLDNGDTISLWDMHDLKNKTTKTWGTILHADDSQEVVEIDPIEKEAGNYWKSSVSKNKYPTSFIVKIPSKQAVLKVTTDVQDQEIVSKMPLFTKYESGSKIAGTYEGKDVTGYTYVELLGKWQ, from the coding sequence ATGGATCAAAATATGATGGTGAATCCCCAAAAAGATTTGGCATATAAAAAAGATTTTCAGGCAAATTCATGGTTTGCCATTGGTCACTTCGAGGTGGATGGACAGTTACTTAATTGGCTGTACCACATTATCATCACTAAAATGGGGCCCTTGGCAATCGTGGACTCCAACTTCTCTGTTTATAATGAAACAACAGGCGAATATCATTATAGCGATCAGTTGTTTAGCAAAATGCGCTGCAACTTCAAGGAGTTTGCCACCCCGAATGGGCAGGGCTTTTCGATTAAATGCCCGATGGGTGAAATTTCTGGAAATCCAGAAGAAATTCATGTAGAGGCAATGATGAAAAATGGTCGGGTCAATTGCGATCTGAAGCGTACTAGGGAGTATCTCTATAATGCCGGTACGGGAAGCTTTATGACATTCCTTGGCGGTCGGGTTCAACAGTTTTCCATGGCACATATGGATTCTACTGGCAGCCTTACGATTGGCAGGAAAAAATATCCGATTTCAGGTGATTCGTGGTTTGATCGGCAGTGGCAATTTTCGAAAAAAGAGCGGAAAACAATGAACATGCATAGTGATTGGAGATGGGTGTGGATGGATCTAAACCTCGACAACGGAGACACCATCAGCCTATGGGATATGCACGATTTGAAAAATAAAACAACCAAAACGTGGGGAACGATACTGCATGCTGATGACAGTCAAGAAGTTGTGGAAATTGATCCGATTGAAAAAGAAGCAGGCAATTACTGGAAAAGCTCTGTATCGAAAAATAAGTATCCAACAAGCTTTATTGTAAAGATACCGTCGAAGCAAGCAGTCCTTAAGGTTACCACGGATGTCCAGGATCAGGAAATTGTTAGCAAAATGCCACTATTTACAAAGTACGAATCCGGAAGTAAAATTGCGGGAACCTATGAGGGAAAGGACGTTACCGGGTATACTTATGTGGAGTTGCTTGGAAAGTGGCAATGA
- a CDS encoding TetR/AcrR family transcriptional regulator — protein sequence MGIYTNARKETDSKILSSFWELYQEKPINRITVKELADLCGIGRGTFYNHFHDVYAVLEKIEAELNLALEHKCHQISEKEPELADFNRILYECYSEEITKDYIRLLVLERRDPFFAENYLKSLRDFLLRVCIDKNAVSQSEDEKQLLNCAFNSIIEILLSSICNTSLQLNEINELIVGLLQNGYYITLTNRFGIDGLKNPFSLYQS from the coding sequence ATGGGAATCTATACAAATGCCAGAAAAGAAACCGATAGCAAGATCCTGTCTTCTTTTTGGGAACTATACCAAGAAAAACCGATCAATCGAATAACTGTTAAAGAGCTTGCCGATCTGTGTGGCATTGGTCGCGGCACTTTTTACAATCACTTTCATGATGTCTACGCTGTTCTTGAAAAGATCGAAGCAGAGCTTAATCTCGCTCTTGAACACAAATGCCACCAAATCAGCGAAAAGGAGCCAGAGCTTGCTGACTTCAACCGGATTCTCTATGAATGTTATAGCGAAGAAATAACCAAGGACTACATTCGCCTTTTAGTGCTGGAACGCCGCGATCCATTCTTCGCGGAAAACTATCTTAAAAGTCTTCGTGATTTTCTTCTGCGTGTCTGTATCGATAAAAATGCCGTTTCTCAATCAGAAGATGAAAAACAGCTCCTTAATTGTGCTTTCAATTCCATCATCGAGATCCTTCTCAGCAGCATTTGCAATACCTCACTCCAGCTAAATGAAATTAACGAGCTAATAGTAGGGTTACTCCAAAACGGGTACTACATTACGCTCACAAATCGCTTTGGTATTGATGGGCTTAAAAACCCATTTTCGCTCTATCAAAGTTAA
- a CDS encoding NAD(P)H-dependent oxidoreductase, translated as MDKEAIRQQIVATANRRYATKKYDPTKHISEADWQTILEAGRLSPSSFGYEPWRFLLINNQQIRDDIRPFAWGAVNSLNGADKILIILARTDVTYDSDYVKDLVENIKGKHYSPTSAPSQHFKNFQERDLKLDSDRARFDWTSKQTYIAMANMMTAAAELDIDSCPIEGFNYAQMNDYLASKGFMDPTKWRVSVLVSFGYRDQPIKPKVRQPLSDIYQELN; from the coding sequence ATGGATAAGGAAGCAATTCGGCAACAGATCGTGGCAACGGCCAATCGTCGCTACGCCACCAAGAAGTATGATCCGACCAAGCACATCAGTGAGGCGGATTGGCAGACGATCCTTGAGGCGGGCCGCCTGTCCCCGAGTTCCTTTGGCTACGAGCCCTGGCGCTTCCTGTTAATCAACAACCAGCAGATCCGGGACGACATCCGACCCTTTGCCTGGGGCGCGGTCAACAGCCTGAACGGGGCGGACAAGATTTTGATCATCCTGGCCCGGACGGACGTGACCTACGACAGCGACTACGTGAAGGACCTGGTGGAGAACATCAAGGGCAAGCACTATTCACCAACTTCGGCCCCATCCCAGCACTTCAAGAATTTCCAGGAGCGCGACCTCAAGCTGGATAGCGATCGGGCCCGCTTTGATTGGACCAGCAAGCAAACCTACATTGCCATGGCTAACATGATGACGGCAGCCGCGGAGCTCGATATCGACTCTTGCCCGATTGAGGGCTTCAACTACGCCCAGATGAACGACTACCTGGCAAGCAAGGGCTTCATGGACCCGACCAAGTGGCGGGTTTCGGTCCTCGTCAGCTTTGGCTACCGCGATCAGCCAATCAAGCCCAAGGTTCGGCAGCCGTTGAGTGACATTTATCAAGAACTGAATTAA
- a CDS encoding aryl-sulfate sulfotransferase: MSKKKKWILGAVVAILLVIGGTMLAQRKSLGIISDRQIAKNIDSRVIRENPTTSATKKYAKIVRTTKRTLNNAYVKVNPYKTSPLTALVIFKTDKAAHVTYTVVGKTSETSITNSVKGYSKTHQVPIVGLYADYANQVRIKVKYKDGTTETRTLTIQTGKLPKELQSTKITISKSDKSKMSVGKNDLTYINKTSQDPFAVDSDGQIRWYSTLWSRHTFVQLKNGHLLIQNKESGKTAYNILNETDYLGRIYRRYKLSDKLGRSSEEKVITAVHHDAVELPNGNFLVTISGGDKYVEDVIAEINRKTGKVEKVIDMKKILPASMYRNYKSTSSSSGKIDWLHMNSLYYDTKTGNLLMSARNQDIILSMNYKTKKINWIYSGKKKSSWPLKYRSKVLTPTKGTTITGGQHYLSLLSEKNGKLKILLYDNNIDVTNGDKQTSGKYSQAVEYVINTKKKTIKQTWSYGKSLGKANFTRVIGSAQRLSNGNTLIDFGYKNDGSESNIIEVNKAGQQVWNLTISSSKAAKTYVYRALRVQFTPSNFVFDATK, translated from the coding sequence ATGAGCAAAAAAAAGAAATGGATCCTTGGGGCAGTCGTCGCGATCCTGCTCGTGATCGGGGGCACGATGCTGGCACAGCGCAAGTCGCTGGGGATTATTTCCGACCGGCAAATCGCCAAAAACATCGACAGTCGGGTGATCAGGGAGAACCCGACGACCAGCGCAACGAAGAAGTACGCCAAAATCGTCAGGACAACCAAGCGGACCCTGAACAACGCCTACGTGAAGGTTAATCCCTACAAGACCTCGCCGCTGACGGCACTGGTAATTTTCAAGACTGACAAGGCGGCCCACGTCACCTACACCGTGGTGGGGAAGACGAGTGAGACGTCGATCACTAACAGCGTCAAGGGCTACAGCAAGACCCACCAGGTGCCGATCGTGGGATTGTACGCCGACTACGCCAACCAGGTGCGGATTAAGGTGAAGTACAAGGACGGAACGACGGAGACCAGGACGCTGACGATTCAGACCGGCAAATTGCCAAAGGAACTGCAGAGCACGAAGATCACTATTTCCAAGAGTGACAAGTCGAAGATGTCCGTCGGCAAAAACGACTTGACCTACATCAACAAGACTTCGCAGGATCCGTTCGCGGTCGACAGCGATGGCCAGATTCGTTGGTACTCAACGCTTTGGAGCCGCCACACCTTCGTTCAGCTGAAGAACGGTCACCTGCTGATCCAGAACAAGGAGAGCGGCAAGACCGCCTACAACATTCTGAACGAAACCGACTACCTCGGTCGCATTTACCGGCGCTACAAACTGAGCGATAAGTTGGGCCGTAGCTCGGAGGAGAAGGTGATCACCGCCGTTCACCACGATGCCGTCGAACTGCCGAACGGTAACTTCCTGGTAACCATTTCCGGTGGGGACAAGTATGTCGAGGACGTCATCGCGGAGATCAACCGGAAGACCGGGAAGGTTGAAAAGGTGATCGACATGAAGAAGATCCTGCCGGCAAGCATGTACCGTAATTACAAGAGCACCAGCTCCAGCAGCGGCAAGATCGACTGGCTGCACATGAACTCGCTCTACTACGATACCAAGACCGGTAACCTCTTGATGTCAGCGCGGAACCAGGACATCATCCTCTCGATGAATTACAAGACGAAGAAGATTAACTGGATCTACTCTGGCAAGAAGAAGAGCTCCTGGCCACTCAAGTACCGCAGCAAGGTCCTGACGCCAACGAAGGGCACGACCATCACTGGGGGCCAGCACTACCTGTCGCTACTGAGCGAAAAGAATGGCAAGCTGAAGATTCTGCTGTATGATAACAACATCGACGTCACGAACGGTGACAAGCAGACCTCCGGGAAGTACTCCCAGGCCGTCGAGTACGTCATCAATACCAAGAAGAAGACGATCAAGCAGACTTGGTCCTACGGCAAGAGCCTCGGGAAGGCCAACTTTACCCGGGTGATCGGCTCGGCCCAGCGCTTGAGCAATGGCAACACCCTGATTGACTTCGGCTACAAGAACGACGGAAGCGAAAGCAACATCATTGAGGTCAATAAGGCCGGTCAGCAGGTCTGGAACCTGACGATCAGCTCCTCGAAGGCGGCCAAGACCTACGTCTATCGGGCGCTGCGGGTTCAATTTACCCCAAGCAACTTTGTCTTTGACGCTACTAAATAA
- a CDS encoding S-ribosylhomocysteine lyase produces MAKVESFTLDHTKVKAPYVRLITVEEGQRGDKISNYDLRLVQPNTNAIPTAGLHTIEHLLAGLLRDRLTGVIDCSPFGCRTGFHLITWGEHSTTEVAKALKSSLEEIAYETKWEDVQGTTIESCGNYRDHSLFSAKEWSKKILSEGISDKPFERHVVD; encoded by the coding sequence ATGGCAAAAGTAGAAAGTTTTACATTGGATCACACGAAGGTTAAGGCCCCCTATGTCCGCCTGATTACGGTTGAGGAGGGGCAGCGAGGCGACAAGATCAGCAACTACGATCTTCGCCTCGTCCAGCCCAATACGAATGCGATCCCGACCGCGGGCCTACACACGATTGAGCACCTCCTGGCGGGCCTGCTGCGGGATCGCTTGACCGGCGTGATCGACTGTTCGCCCTTTGGCTGCCGGACCGGCTTCCACTTGATCACCTGGGGCGAGCACTCCACGACCGAGGTCGCCAAGGCACTCAAGTCTTCGTTGGAGGAGATCGCCTACGAGACCAAGTGGGAGGACGTTCAGGGGACGACCATCGAATCCTGCGGGAACTACCGCGACCACTCGCTCTTCTCCGCCAAGGAATGGTCGAAGAAGATCCTGAGTGAGGGGATTTCGGATAAGCCGTTCGAGCGCCACGTCGTTGATTAA
- a CDS encoding 2-keto-4-pentenoate hydratase, which yields MTEQNVTLNSKQEEFAQALYKAYQSKQPLKMADWDGVVTDDDTAYAVQDRFAELKKLPTGGYKVSLTSKQTQDMFDSDSPLYGQQVDSHFLPSPALLSLTEQTMAPLLEVELGFRAREDLKPSDSLDDLLHKTTVCGTLELPDSRFADWFPDLSKYNVMSDCAVGGYVVYGTERPADEAFASVDEAAEVNATLYHDGKEEASGKSSEVLGNPFKSLAWLVSKLADQGKTFRAGQLVSSGTFLLPPHLTKGKWEVEFDHGFGKVTVNVTD from the coding sequence ATGACAGAACAGAACGTTACCTTAAATTCCAAGCAAGAAGAATTCGCCCAAGCACTCTACAAGGCCTACCAAAGCAAGCAGCCGCTGAAAATGGCCGACTGGGACGGGGTTGTCACCGATGACGATACCGCCTACGCAGTTCAGGACCGGTTCGCCGAACTAAAGAAGCTGCCGACCGGGGGCTACAAAGTTTCCCTGACCAGCAAGCAGACCCAGGACATGTTTGATTCCGACAGTCCCCTCTATGGTCAGCAGGTCGACTCGCACTTCCTGCCGTCACCGGCCCTGCTTTCTCTTACGGAGCAAACGATGGCCCCGCTGTTAGAAGTTGAGCTTGGCTTCCGGGCTCGCGAAGACCTCAAGCCGAGTGACAGCCTCGACGACCTGTTGCACAAGACGACCGTTTGCGGCACCCTGGAGCTGCCCGACAGCCGCTTTGCCGACTGGTTCCCCGACCTGAGCAAGTATAACGTCATGAGTGACTGCGCGGTTGGTGGCTACGTCGTCTACGGAACGGAACGCCCGGCGGATGAAGCCTTCGCCAGCGTGGACGAGGCGGCTGAAGTCAATGCGACCCTTTACCACGATGGCAAGGAGGAGGCCAGCGGCAAGTCGAGTGAGGTCCTGGGCAACCCGTTCAAGTCCCTCGCCTGGCTGGTCAGCAAGCTCGCCGACCAGGGCAAGACCTTCCGTGCCGGCCAACTGGTTTCATCCGGCACCTTCCTTCTCCCACCGCACCTGACCAAGGGGAAGTGGGAAGTTGAATTTGACCACGGCTTCGGCAAAGTCACGGTCAACGTTACGGATTAA
- a CDS encoding methylated-DNA--[protein]-cysteine S-methyltransferase — protein MTSFAIYPFSFGNLRIGVADGLIVSIQKTNATEPGECTPLTERANAQLTEYLAGKRQKFDLPYRFHGTAFQEEVWHALEQIPYGTTRTCQEIATSIHRPKAVRAVGSAIGKNPLLIVVPCHRVLGANGRLTGYAGGLAMKKDLLKIEANS, from the coding sequence ATGACAAGCTTCGCAATCTATCCATTCTCTTTCGGCAATTTACGGATTGGCGTTGCTGATGGGCTGATCGTTTCGATCCAAAAGACGAATGCGACAGAGCCGGGAGAGTGCACGCCACTGACGGAGCGCGCGAATGCCCAGCTTACCGAGTACTTGGCAGGTAAACGGCAGAAGTTTGATCTTCCCTATCGTTTCCACGGAACGGCATTCCAGGAGGAAGTCTGGCACGCTTTGGAACAAATTCCCTACGGCACTACCCGAACCTGCCAGGAAATTGCCACAAGCATTCATCGTCCTAAGGCTGTGCGAGCGGTTGGGTCTGCGATTGGCAAGAACCCGCTGCTGATCGTGGTACCCTGCCACCGGGTACTGGGCGCCAATGGCCGATTGACCGGTTATGCGGGTGGCCTGGCGATGAAAAAGGATCTGTTAAAGATCGAAGCTAACTCGTGA
- a CDS encoding L-lactate dehydrogenase, with product MTRKVAVVGMGHVGATVAHYLVAGGFTDDLALYDTNEAKVRADALDLRDAMANLPYHTNLTVNDYSQLRDCDVVVSTLGKSKLVDTPDHDRFAEFKFTRTQVPLVAKQLVDNGFHGKLVDVTNPCDVITSMYQKLTGLPKNHVLGTGTLLDSARMRACVGDALHVDSRSVDGFNLGEHGNSQFTAWSTVRVLGKPVLDLALQRHLDLASMEERARQGGYLVYKGKKYTNYGVATAAVRLTNALLNDSRTVMPVSNYREEYGTYLSYPAVVGRDGVVEQLHLDLTQAEEKKLETSANYIKDRLQAEEERATQLEAEA from the coding sequence ATGACTAGAAAAGTAGCAGTTGTTGGAATGGGACACGTTGGCGCCACGGTTGCGCACTACCTTGTTGCTGGCGGATTTACCGATGATTTAGCACTGTATGATACCAATGAGGCCAAGGTGCGTGCCGACGCCCTCGATCTGCGGGACGCGATGGCCAACCTGCCTTACCACACGAACCTGACCGTTAACGACTATTCACAATTGCGTGACTGTGACGTGGTCGTCTCCACCCTGGGGAAGTCGAAGCTGGTCGACACGCCTGACCACGATCGCTTCGCCGAATTCAAGTTCACCCGTACCCAAGTGCCATTGGTGGCCAAGCAGCTGGTGGACAACGGCTTCCACGGCAAGCTGGTCGACGTCACCAACCCGTGTGACGTCATCACCTCGATGTATCAAAAGCTGACCGGGTTGCCGAAGAACCACGTGCTGGGAACGGGAACCCTGCTGGACTCCGCCCGGATGCGGGCCTGCGTCGGGGATGCCCTGCACGTCGATTCCCGCTCCGTGGATGGCTTCAACCTGGGGGAGCACGGTAATTCCCAGTTCACGGCCTGGTCCACGGTGCGGGTCCTGGGCAAGCCAGTTCTTGATCTGGCTCTGCAACGGCATCTCGACCTGGCCAGCATGGAAGAACGGGCGCGCCAGGGCGGCTACCTGGTTTACAAGGGCAAGAAGTACACCAACTACGGGGTTGCCACCGCGGCGGTTCGGCTGACCAACGCGCTCCTCAATGATTCACGAACTGTGATGCCGGTCTCCAACTACCGGGAGGAGTACGGGACCTACCTGTCATACCCGGCGGTTGTCGGTCGCGATGGGGTCGTCGAACAGTTGCACCTCGACCTGACGCAGGCAGAAGAAAAGAAGCTGGAAACCTCCGCCAACTACATCAAGGACCGCCTCCAGGCCGAGGAAGAACGGGCCACCCAATTGGAAGCAGAAGCATAA
- a CDS encoding glycoside hydrolase family 3 C-terminal domain-containing protein, producing the protein MRGWVILTTIDLNFVEQLSLEERAALVSGKDFWFTAPVDGVPAMMMTDGPSGLRKQVDTGDALGINKSVDAVCFPASALTASSFNDDLLYQLGEHLGVAANAENIGVLLGPGVNIKRSPLAGRNFEYFSEDSLLAGRMGTAYVKGVQSKGVGVSVKHFAANNREDQRFTSSSNISERALREIYLAQFERIVKQAHPATIMCSYNRLNGTLNSQNQRLLTDILRNEWGFQGLVMSDWGAVADHIAAIKAGLDLEMPGKGQVSTDEIVAAVKSGDLQESTLNRSVLRVLKMAKRFAAENQPAVRYDKEEQHDFARKVADDGIVLLKNDQDLLPLKDQKLAIVGELAAKPRFEGGGSSHVNAHHVVSPLAAAPDQASYYQGYTLSDDQVDDNLTQEAIAGAQNSDVVVFFAGFPEEMETEGFDKTSLALPKNQNQLLEELLKVNSHVVVVLQNGSVAELPWADQVPAIVETYLAGEPVGEATWDILLGRVNPSGKLAESFPIRLEDNPTYGTFGKNHDEENYYEGIFVGYRYYDLHAIPVRFPFGHGLSYTTFAYRDLAIKEGADSVTVSFKIKNTGKRAGKEVPQVYVGNHASRVETPVRELRQFTKVELAPGEEETITLDLPRRAFSWYNAKAKRWEADNGEYVIEVGSSSRDIRLTGTLQLTIGYDPNQTITAETYVGELMARQDPAIEAALKKAGLLEIIKQALASPEGKAIFANIPLRSLTMTGVKHQQIEDFLQHVN; encoded by the coding sequence ATGAGGGGATGGGTTATTTTGACAACGATCGATTTGAATTTTGTTGAACAGCTTTCACTTGAAGAGCGTGCGGCCCTGGTTTCCGGAAAGGACTTCTGGTTTACCGCCCCGGTCGACGGGGTTCCGGCGATGATGATGACCGATGGTCCGTCCGGCCTGCGAAAACAGGTCGACACCGGGGATGCCCTGGGCATCAATAAGTCGGTGGATGCCGTCTGCTTCCCGGCGTCCGCGCTGACCGCCAGTTCCTTCAACGATGACCTTCTTTACCAGCTGGGGGAGCACCTGGGCGTGGCGGCGAATGCCGAAAACATTGGAGTCCTGCTCGGCCCCGGCGTTAATATCAAGCGGAGCCCGCTGGCCGGGCGGAACTTCGAGTACTTTTCCGAGGATTCACTGCTGGCTGGCCGGATGGGAACGGCCTACGTCAAGGGTGTCCAGAGCAAGGGTGTTGGGGTCAGCGTCAAGCACTTTGCCGCCAACAACCGTGAGGACCAGCGCTTTACCTCCAGTTCAAACATCAGTGAGCGGGCCCTGCGCGAGATCTACCTGGCCCAGTTTGAACGAATCGTCAAGCAGGCCCACCCGGCAACGATCATGTGCTCCTACAACCGCCTCAACGGGACACTGAATTCACAAAATCAGCGCCTCTTGACCGATATTTTGCGCAACGAATGGGGCTTCCAAGGCCTGGTCATGTCCGACTGGGGCGCGGTAGCCGATCACATTGCCGCCATCAAGGCCGGTTTGGACTTGGAGATGCCAGGGAAGGGGCAGGTCTCAACGGACGAAATCGTGGCGGCGGTCAAGAGCGGCGACCTCCAGGAATCCACCCTCAACCGCTCCGTCCTGCGTGTCCTGAAGATGGCCAAGCGCTTTGCAGCGGAAAATCAGCCGGCGGTGAGATACGACAAGGAGGAGCAGCACGACTTTGCCCGCAAGGTGGCCGACGACGGGATCGTCCTGCTCAAAAACGACCAGGACCTTCTGCCACTCAAGGACCAAAAGCTGGCAATCGTTGGTGAGCTGGCCGCAAAACCGCGGTTTGAGGGTGGCGGCAGCTCCCACGTCAACGCCCACCACGTCGTTAGCCCGCTGGCGGCGGCACCGGACCAGGCCAGCTACTACCAGGGCTACACCTTGTCCGATGACCAGGTTGACGATAACCTGACCCAGGAGGCCATTGCGGGTGCCCAAAATAGTGACGTGGTCGTCTTCTTTGCCGGCTTCCCTGAAGAAATGGAAACCGAGGGCTTTGACAAGACCAGCCTGGCCCTGCCCAAGAACCAGAACCAGCTGCTGGAAGAACTTCTCAAGGTCAACTCCCACGTGGTCGTGGTTCTGCAGAACGGCTCGGTCGCCGAGCTGCCATGGGCCGATCAGGTGCCGGCAATTGTCGAGACCTACCTGGCGGGTGAGCCCGTTGGTGAGGCAACCTGGGACATCCTGCTGGGGCGGGTTAACCCGTCTGGCAAGCTGGCCGAGAGCTTCCCAATCCGGCTTGAAGATAACCCAACCTATGGTACCTTTGGCAAGAATCACGACGAAGAAAACTACTACGAGGGGATCTTCGTCGGCTACCGCTACTACGACCTGCACGCCATTCCGGTCCGCTTCCCATTCGGGCACGGCCTCAGCTACACAACTTTCGCTTACCGGGATCTTGCGATCAAAGAGGGCGCCGACAGCGTCACGGTCAGCTTTAAGATAAAGAACACGGGAAAACGTGCCGGCAAGGAAGTACCCCAGGTTTACGTCGGCAATCACGCCAGCCGGGTCGAAACACCGGTCCGGGAGCTGCGGCAGTTCACCAAGGTTGAGCTAGCCCCGGGTGAGGAAGAGACGATCACCCTTGACCTGCCACGGCGGGCCTTCAGCTGGTACAATGCCAAGGCAAAACGCTGGGAGGCCGACAATGGCGAGTACGTGATCGAGGTCGGCAGCTCCTCGCGCGACATTCGGCTGACGGGCACACTCCAGCTGACGATCGGCTACGATCCCAACCAGACGATCACCGCTGAGACCTACGTTGGTGAGCTGATGGCCCGCCAAGATCCGGCAATTGAGGCGGCCTTGAAGAAGGCCGGCCTGCTGGAGATTATCAAGCAGGCACTGGCCAGCCCGGAAGGCAAGGCGATCTTTGCCAACATCCCGCTGCGTTCGCTGACGATGACAGGGGTCAAGCATCAACAGATTGAGGACTTTCTTCAACATGTCAATTAA
- a CDS encoding MerR family transcriptional regulator: protein MANNYSIGQVATMLGLTIDTIRYYDKQGLLPFVKKSSSGRRIFTENDVHLMRTIICLKNAGVSVSDIAKFVSMRMVGDSTLEARAQLLADHERELRTQINDLLDTLSYLKFKEWYYQTAVDAGTEKIHLVPGSSEVVPDLAKQYERHLEESGQKEELARFREVKDYRNRQHVN, encoded by the coding sequence ATGGCTAACAATTACAGCATTGGCCAGGTCGCAACCATGCTTGGCCTGACAATTGACACAATTCGCTACTACGACAAACAGGGCCTGTTGCCGTTCGTGAAGAAGAGCAGCAGCGGTCGGCGGATTTTCACGGAAAATGACGTTCACCTGATGCGGACAATTATCTGCCTGAAGAACGCAGGTGTGTCAGTAAGCGACATTGCCAAGTTCGTCAGCATGCGGATGGTCGGCGACTCAACCCTGGAAGCGCGGGCCCAGCTCTTAGCAGACCATGAGCGGGAGCTGCGAACCCAGATTAACGACCTGCTCGACACGCTGTCCTACCTCAAGTTCAAGGAATGGTACTACCAAACCGCCGTGGACGCCGGGACGGAGAAAATTCACCTGGTTCCGGGAAGCAGCGAGGTCGTGCCCGACCTGGCCAAGCAGTACGAACGCCATCTGGAGGAAAGCGGTCAGAAAGAAGAGCTGGCCCGTTTTCGGGAGGTCAAGGACTACCGCAACCGCCAGCACGTAAATTAG
- a CDS encoding LysR family transcriptional regulator gives MIDNYLLEELVVFSKTQTLAKTAEKLMVTQPTVTRGMQKLEEELGVTLFDRQPNKITLTKTGQLAAQQAKKLLAANQDFVTQIRNFDQTQQTIKIGTIAPGPLPIAEHLKQDFNVAVDRHFVLRQDVNSALLDHQYSLIFSDQEIQNDQIESLFIGKEHLMVNLDQFMYLANKQRVTFKELRGLSFVVLSDIGPWKQIIQDNIPDAKFLYQAQRDAMTEITKYSNFPYFSTNVTDWETHQPKRPDNDRVRIPITDAAATMTFYVSYLKSRRAQLRPVLQELSTLWPAESTR, from the coding sequence ATGATCGATAACTACCTATTAGAAGAGCTCGTCGTCTTCAGCAAGACCCAGACGCTGGCAAAAACCGCCGAAAAATTAATGGTCACCCAGCCGACCGTCACCCGGGGGATGCAAAAACTGGAGGAGGAATTGGGTGTCACCCTCTTTGACCGCCAGCCTAACAAGATCACCCTGACCAAAACCGGCCAGTTGGCGGCCCAACAGGCCAAAAAGCTCCTAGCAGCCAACCAGGATTTTGTCACCCAGATTCGCAATTTCGACCAAACCCAGCAGACCATCAAAATCGGCACCATTGCCCCGGGGCCGCTGCCGATCGCCGAACACCTAAAGCAGGACTTCAACGTCGCGGTCGACCGCCACTTTGTCCTGCGCCAGGACGTTAATTCCGCCCTGCTGGATCACCAGTACTCCCTCATCTTCAGCGACCAGGAAATCCAAAATGACCAGATCGAGTCGCTTTTCATTGGCAAAGAACACCTGATGGTCAACCTCGACCAGTTCATGTACCTCGCTAATAAGCAACGGGTAACCTTCAAAGAGCTGCGGGGATTGAGCTTCGTCGTCCTCAGCGACATTGGCCCCTGGAAGCAAATCATCCAGGACAACATCCCCGACGCCAAGTTTCTCTACCAGGCGCAGCGGGACGCGATGACCGAAATCACCAAGTATTCCAACTTCCCTTACTTCAGCACCAACGTCACCGACTGGGAGACCCACCAGCCCAAGCGTCCCGATAACGACCGGGTCCGCATTCCAATCACGGACGCCGCGGCCACGATGACCTTCTACGTCTCCTACCTCAAGAGCCGCCGCGCACAGCTGCGCCCGGTTCTGCAGGAACTCAGCACGCTCTGGCCAGCAGAATCAACCCGATAA